The genomic window ATCTCTCTGGCGCTTCGTGTGTGAAGATCGACGCTCGTCCGACTTCATGATCCTTCATCAGGTGGTGGAGATCACAAACTCGGTGCCGTACCCCGTGTCGCAGATCACAGACCCGCAGGCATAGGATGCACGGCAGTTGGGCTTGTGACCTGCTTCACATGTTCGCGATCTTCGCCGGGACCAGCGGGGTTCGTGGGACAGGTGGGGCGGGAGAGCAAGGCCCACGCAATCCGCCAGCAGTCAGTGCCGACTGAGAGGAGCGAGGAGCGGTGAACGCTTATGCGCCCATCCTCGTACTGGGAGCCCTCGGGGCAGGCTTTGCGATCTTCTCCGTGATCATGGCCTCGCTGATCGGCCCGAAGCGCTACAACCGGGCCAAGCTCGAGGCCTACGAGTGCGGGATCGAGCCCACCCCCACGCCGGTCGGCGGCGGGCGTTTCCCCATCAAGTACTACCTGACGGCGATGCTCTTCATCGTCTTCGACATCGAGATCGTCTTCCTCTACCCCTGGGCCGTCACCTTCGACGCCCTGGGTGTTTTCGGGCTCGTGGAGATGCTGCTCTTCGTGCTCACCGTCTTCGTCGCCTACGCGTACGTCTGGCGGCGCGGCGGCCTGGAATGGGACTGAGGGGCCTTTAAGCATGGGACTCGAAGAAAAACTGCCGAGCGGCTTCCTGCTGACCACCGTCGAGCAGGCCGCGGGCTGGGTACGCAAGGCGTCCGTCTTCCCCGCCACCTTCGGCCTCGCCTGTTGTGCCATCGAGATGATGACCACGGGCGCGGGGCGCTACGACCTGGCGCGCTTCGGCATGGAGGTGTTCCGGGGCTCGCCGCGCCAGGCGGACCTGATGATCGTCGCCGGCCGGGTCAGCCAGAAGATGGCGCCGGTGCTGCGGCAGGTCTACGACCAGATGCCGAATCCCAAGTGGGTGATCTCCATGGGGGTCTGCGCATCGTCGGGCGGCATGTTCAACAACTACGCGATCGTCCAGGGCGTCGACCACATCGTCCCGGTCGACATCTATCTCCCCGGCTGCCCGCCACGGCCGGAGATGCTGATGGACGCGATCCTCAAGCTCCACCAGAAGATCCAGTCGTCCAAGCTCGGCGTGAACGCCGAGGAAGCGGCCCGCGAGGCGGAGGAAGCGGCACTCAAGGCGCTCCCCACCATCGAGATGAAGGGGCTGCTGCGATGAGCGACGCGAACGGCAAGAACGGCGCCAACGGTTCGAACGGGGTGAACCCCGAAAAGGACCTCGGCGCCTCCAACCTCCCCGGCCAGCGCGGCGAGGGCGGTGAGGAGATCCGCGTCCAGCGCGGCATGTTCGGCGCCAACAACGGTGGCGACACCTCCGGCTACGGCGGCCTGGTCCGCTCCATCCGGCTCCCCGGTCCGGCCGGCCGCCCCTACGGCGGCTGGTTCGACGAGGTCGCCGACGAACTGGAGGGCGCCCTGGAGGAACAGGGCCTCGTCCCGGAGAACGTGATCGACAAGGCGGTCGTCGACCGCGGCGAGATCACCTTCCACATCGAACGCGAGTATCTGCCGCGCGTCGCACAGACCCTCCGCGACGACCCGGCCCTCCGCTTCGAACTGTGCACCGGCGTCTCCGGTGTCCACTACCCCGGTGACAAGGGCCGCGAGCTGCACGCCGTCTACCACCTGCGCTCGATCACCCACAACCGGCTGATCCGCCTGGAGGTCTCCGCCCCCGACGCCGACCCGCACATCCCGTCGCTCGTCCCCGTCTATCCGACCAACGACTGGCACGAGCGCGAGACGTACGACTTCTTCGGCATCGTCTTCGACGGCCACCCCGCGCTGACGCGGATCATGATGCCGGACGACTGGCAGGGCTTCCCGCAGCGCAAGGACTACCCCCTCGGCGGCATCCCCGTCGAGTACAAGGGTGCCCAGATCCCGGCTCCGGACCAGCGGAGGTCGTACTCATGAGCGCCCGCCCGTCGCCCGACCACCGCCCCTCAACGACTCCCTTCGGGAGGCCGCAATGACTACCGCTACTCCGCGCGAGACCACCGAGGGCACCGTATATACGGTCACCGGCGGCGACTGGGACGAGGTCGCCGAGACCGCGGCGAAGTCCGACGACGAGCGCATCATCGTCAACATGGGCCCCCAGCACCCGTCCACCCACGGTGTGCTCCGGCTCATCCTGGAGATCGACGGCGAGACCGTCACCGAGGCCCGCTGCGGCATCGGCTATCTCCACACCGGTATCGAGAAGAACCTCGAGTACCGCACGTGGACGCAGGGCACCACGTTCGTGACGCGCATGGACTACCTGACGCCGTTCTTCAACGAGACGGCGTACTGCCTCGCCGTGGAGAAGCTCCTCGGCATCGAGGACCAGATCCCGGACCGCGCCACGATCATCCGCGTGCTCCTCATGGAGCTGAACCGGCTCTCCTCCCACCTGGTGTGCATCGCCACCGGCGGCATGGAGCTGGGCGCCACGACGATCATGATCTACGGATTCCGTGATCGTGAACTCATTCTCGACATCTACGAGCTGATCACCGGCCTGCGCATGAACCACGCGTACATCCGGCCCGGCGGACTCGCCCAGGACCTGCCGCCCGGCGCGGTGGACCAGATCCGCGAGTTCGTGAAGAAGATGCAGAAGAACCTTCCCGAGTACGACAAACTCGCCACCGGGAACCCCATCTTCAAGGCCCGTATGCAGGACGTCGGCTACCTGGACCTGTCCGGCTGCATGGCCCTCGGCGCCACCGGCCCGATCCTCCGCTCCGCCGGTCTCCCGCACGACCTGCGCAAGGCGCAGCCGTACTGCGGCTACGAGACGTACGACTTCGACGTCCCGACCGCCGACACCTGCGACTCCTACGGCCGCTTCCTGATCCGCCTCGAAGAGATGCGCCAGTCCCTGCGGATCGTCGAGCAGTGCCTGGACCGGCTGCAGCCCGGCCCGGTCATGGTCGGCGACAAGAAGATCGCCTGGCCCGCCCAGCTCGCCCTGGGACCGGACGGACTCGGCAACTCCCTCGACCACATCAAGAAGATCATGGGCACCTCCATGGAGGCCCTGATCCACCACTTCAAGCTGGTGACCGAGGGCTTCCGCGTCCCGCCGGGACAGGCGTACACGGCGGTCGAGTCGCCCAAGGGCGAGCTCGGGGTGCACGCCGTGTCCGACGGAGGCACCCGCCCCTTCCGGGTCCACTTCCGCGACCCGTCCTTCACCAATCTGCAGGCCATGGCGGCGATGTGCGAGGGCGGCCAGGTCGCCGACGTCATCGTCGCCGTCGCGTCCATCGACCCTGTGATGGGAGGCGTCGACCGGTGACCACCACCCCCGAGGGCGTCAGCCTGGGCATGCCGCAACTGCCCGCGCCCGACTACCCGGACGACGTTCGAGCCCGGCTGGAGCGGGACGCCGCCGAGGTCGTCGCCCGCTACCCGGACTCGCGGTCCGCCCTCCTGCCGCTGCTGCATCTCGTGCAGTCGGAGGAGGGCCATGTCACCCGCACCGGCATGCGGTTCTGCGCGGAGGTGCTCGGCCTGACCACGGCCGAGGTCACCGCGGTCGCCACCTTCTACACCATGTACCGGCGCAAGCCCTCCGGTGACTACCAGGTGGGCGTCTGCACCAACACTCTCTGCGCGGTGATGGGCGGCGACGCGATCTTCCAGGCGCTGCAGGACCACCTGGGTGTCGGCAACGGCGAGACCACCGGCGACGGCAAGGTCACCCTGGAGCACATCGAGTGCAACGCGGCCTGCGACTTCGCACCGGTCGTGATGGTCAACTGGGAGTTCTTCGACAACCAGACCGTGGACAGCGCCAAGCGCCTCGTCGACGATCTGCGGGCGGGAGAGCGGGTCGAGCCCACGCGCGGGGCGCCGCTGTGCACCTTCAAGGACACCGCACGGATCCTCGCCGGCTTCCCCGACGAGCGGCCAGGGGCCGTCGAGGCGAGCGGCGGTGCGGGACCCGCCTCGCTGGTCGGCCTCCGCCTGGCAAGGGGAGAGGCCGCACCCGCACGCGTGGTCCATCCGCGGGACGGCGGCCCGCACGACGAGCCGCACGACAAGGTGCACGAGCCGTCACCCGCCGAACACCTCAGCTCGCACGACGCGCCGCAGGACACGTCGGCCTCGGACCCGGCCCACCCGGCAGGGCCTACCGCCGAGGAGGGGGAGTGATGACGTTGGCACCCGAGATCAAGGGCACCAGCCCGGAGAAACTGCTCGCACCCGTGCTGTCGGCCTTCTGGGACGAGGACAGGTCCTGGTCGCTGGACGTCTACCGAAGGCACGAGGGGTACGAGGGGCTGCGCAAGGCGCTGGCCATGTCACCGGACGACGTCATCGCGTACGTCAAGGAGTCCGGTCTGCGCGGCCGTGGCGGCGCGGGATTCCCCACGGGAATGAAATGGCAGTTCATTCCTCAGGGCGAT from Streptomyces sp. DSM 40750 includes these protein-coding regions:
- a CDS encoding NADH-quinone oxidoreductase subunit A encodes the protein MNAYAPILVLGALGAGFAIFSVIMASLIGPKRYNRAKLEAYECGIEPTPTPVGGGRFPIKYYLTAMLFIVFDIEIVFLYPWAVTFDALGVFGLVEMLLFVLTVFVAYAYVWRRGGLEWD
- a CDS encoding NuoB/complex I 20 kDa subunit family protein, giving the protein MGLEEKLPSGFLLTTVEQAAGWVRKASVFPATFGLACCAIEMMTTGAGRYDLARFGMEVFRGSPRQADLMIVAGRVSQKMAPVLRQVYDQMPNPKWVISMGVCASSGGMFNNYAIVQGVDHIVPVDIYLPGCPPRPEMLMDAILKLHQKIQSSKLGVNAEEAAREAEEAALKALPTIEMKGLLR
- a CDS encoding NADH-quinone oxidoreductase subunit C, which encodes MSDANGKNGANGSNGVNPEKDLGASNLPGQRGEGGEEIRVQRGMFGANNGGDTSGYGGLVRSIRLPGPAGRPYGGWFDEVADELEGALEEQGLVPENVIDKAVVDRGEITFHIEREYLPRVAQTLRDDPALRFELCTGVSGVHYPGDKGRELHAVYHLRSITHNRLIRLEVSAPDADPHIPSLVPVYPTNDWHERETYDFFGIVFDGHPALTRIMMPDDWQGFPQRKDYPLGGIPVEYKGAQIPAPDQRRSYS
- a CDS encoding NADH-quinone oxidoreductase subunit D, whose amino-acid sequence is MTTATPRETTEGTVYTVTGGDWDEVAETAAKSDDERIIVNMGPQHPSTHGVLRLILEIDGETVTEARCGIGYLHTGIEKNLEYRTWTQGTTFVTRMDYLTPFFNETAYCLAVEKLLGIEDQIPDRATIIRVLLMELNRLSSHLVCIATGGMELGATTIMIYGFRDRELILDIYELITGLRMNHAYIRPGGLAQDLPPGAVDQIREFVKKMQKNLPEYDKLATGNPIFKARMQDVGYLDLSGCMALGATGPILRSAGLPHDLRKAQPYCGYETYDFDVPTADTCDSYGRFLIRLEEMRQSLRIVEQCLDRLQPGPVMVGDKKIAWPAQLALGPDGLGNSLDHIKKIMGTSMEALIHHFKLVTEGFRVPPGQAYTAVESPKGELGVHAVSDGGTRPFRVHFRDPSFTNLQAMAAMCEGGQVADVIVAVASIDPVMGGVDR
- the nuoE gene encoding NADH-quinone oxidoreductase subunit NuoE encodes the protein MPQLPAPDYPDDVRARLERDAAEVVARYPDSRSALLPLLHLVQSEEGHVTRTGMRFCAEVLGLTTAEVTAVATFYTMYRRKPSGDYQVGVCTNTLCAVMGGDAIFQALQDHLGVGNGETTGDGKVTLEHIECNAACDFAPVVMVNWEFFDNQTVDSAKRLVDDLRAGERVEPTRGAPLCTFKDTARILAGFPDERPGAVEASGGAGPASLVGLRLARGEAAPARVVHPRDGGPHDEPHDKVHEPSPAEHLSSHDAPQDTSASDPAHPAGPTAEEGE